The Armatimonadia bacterium genomic interval GACGCGTTCGAGCAGCCAGCTTGAGAGTGCGTAGGTAGGCATGGGGCTTCCTTTCATGTTCGTGCGGCTCGCGCCGCCAAGGGTCACGGCGCAGAGACTGATGGGGTTCAGTTCTCCTCAAGGAGCTTGTGGATCAGGTAGTCGTATTTGACCTCATAGCTGTCTCGGTTCAGGGCCTCCAGTTTCACCAGCGCCGCACGCATGTCCAGGATGCTCGCGCGGTTCGCCTGACGGCTCATCTCCTCCAGACGTCGCCAGTCCGATAGCAGTGCTGCAGCCCGTCCGGCGTACTCGGCATCCTGGGCAGCCAACTCGAGCCCCTGGCGGTACTCGGAGAAGGCCTTGGCAGCCTGCGATACCTGCTTGAGCAGTGTGCGCCGGTAGGGGCTGTTGAGCTGCTCCGTCACCTTCTCCACCTCGGCGGTAGAGAGGCTGCTATCGTGAAAGACGATGGCGGCGAAGTTCTCGGGCTCGAGGAACCGCGCCTTCAGCGGGGCCCAGGAAGTGAACTTGTCGCCGCCGGACCGGGTGGTGAAGATGTTGCGGCACAGGTTGCCAGTCCACTTCACGCCCTCGGCTGCACGGCCACGGACGACGTCAAAGGGGATGAGCGCCTCGAGGCTGTAGGTGTCCTCGCCGATCTTCGCGGCCGCCCGCATCTTGGTGGTATCCGGATTGCCCTCGAAGCCTCCCCTGGCACCACCAGCAGTGACGGCAAACTGGTAGACCTCCGGTCGGCCCGCAGGCTGCAGGAAGATCTCGATCCCATCCTCGGCCCAGGTGTCGCCGCCGTCAAGGACTTTCGGTTTGAGCAGCTTCGCATCCGGCTCCTCGCAGAGGACACCGATGTAGAGCCCTTCCACCGTCCAGCACAACCGCGCCAGGGTCTGCTTGGTGTAGCTGTAGCCGTCGCCGAGGACGGAGAAGCCGGTGACTGCCGGGAGGCTTTGCCAGGCCGGATCGCCGGCTACCTCGCCGTCGATGACGGGCGTTACAGTCGGATGGTAACAGGGGTAGGTCGGAGCTGCAAGGGCCTGCCCCGCCGTCAAGGCCAGGAGCACGAGTACGATCCTGCGCGTCTTCATGACCGATCTCCTCCGGTCTTGGTAGCGACTACGGTCGTCGGCTCCGAGTTGCCTCACGCCGTCATGGAGTGGGCCGGTTCAGCAACGCGTAGATCTTCAGCTTCCAGAACAGGTCTTCGGAGCTGCGCAGCGTCGCGGCGAGCTCCGCCTCGGCCCGCCAGTCCCCGCCCTGTCCCTTTGCCGCCAGTTCCGCGACCTGCTTGAGCACCGCGTCGACCTTCGGCTTCAGGGCTACGCCATCCTCGGCGGCCTCGGCGAGCAGTTGCGTCGCCTCGGCCCTCATCGCCGCGAGGTCCAGTTCGCGAACCGCCTTCGGTCGGAAGTCCAGGCCCAGAAGCTCCGTCTGATCGCGGAGGCCTTTGGTCTGCAGATAGGCCTCGGCGTCGGCGTTAGTGGAGCCTGCGAGATCGTACAGCGCAAGTCGCAAGCTCCCAGCCTGCGGCTTGATGTCGAGGCTCGTCATGACTGCGTAGTCACCCACAGAGACCTTCCCGCCCTGGAGCGCCGACTGATCAAGGACGACGGCGCAGGGCCCTTCCCCTTCGCCCTTCGCCACGTCAAAGACCGTATCGTAGTACAGCAGCCACGGGTCCTCCGCGGGAGCAATCTGTAGCGTTCCGGGCTCCTTCGCGTCCGTGCGCGGCGACTTGACGTGCCGCTCACCACGCCGCTGCCGAGCAGAGGTGAAGAAGCTCGGGTAGCAGCGCAGCTTAACCGTCACGTTCTTCAGGGTCGCGCCCTGCCGGGGCTCCCACTTCAGCAAGCACAGGACATGGTTGGCGCCGGGAAGAAGGACCGTTCGCAGCGACACGTTGGCATCAGGATGGGCCCACAGGACCTGGAAGCCGCCACGATCGCCGCTCTCGGTCACACGCATCTCGGTGACGTTCTGGCGAACGACGTCCTTGCCGTTGATGTCGATGGTCAGGAAGCCGCTGTGATACCAGTTGCAGGCGCTCGGCGAAGGCATCCCGAAGTTGCCCTCAGAGGCCGGGTGCTCGCCCTGATGTGATGGGTCCTGACAGCCCGTGTACTTGAAGGCGTACTGGACCAGCGCGTTCTGCAGGCTCACCTGACGCGTCAGGACCTTGTGCCCCGGTGTGCACTCCCAGATGGCGGAACCGGTGCGTCCACCATCGTCGAAGGCGCCGACCTGTTCGGTCTGCGCCCAGACCGACACAGGCAGCAAGACCAGGAGCATCAGCAGCGGCTTTGGCAAGGCGTGCATGGCTCGTTCTCCCTTCCTGCAGTCAACGGCGAGTCTGCACAGCGCCCTGCCTCTACTGCACCCGCCAGCTCGCCTCGGAACTCAGGCGGCTGAAGGTCTCGGTGGCCCTGACGCGCCATTCGCCGGGAGCGTCGTTGTAGGCGACCGGGATCTTCACCTGCGCCTTCCCGCCCTCCAGGACTCTCACGTAGCGCCCCCAAAGCGGCTGGTCCTTAGTCGGAGTGAGGACCTCGACGTAGACCGCCTGCTTCTCCTCTGCCCCGGAGGGCACAGGAAGCGTGATCGTTGCCGTCACCGTCTGCCCGCGCTGCGGCGTTACGGAATCGACTGCCACCTGCAGGCCCGAGAGCCGGTAGGGAGAGGCCAGGTAGAAGGCGGCCCGGCCCCAGCGGAGTTTCGTTTCGAAGGACTTCGTGACGCCCAGATACTGCCCGCTGCGGAGGTCGTATACGTGGTACGGCTTGCGCAGCGTCACCTGCGCTGCCACCGGCTCACCGGCAGTTGTCCCGGCCTTGGGCGAGAACCAGGCGTTGCGCATCTGCCGCCACAGACCGAAGACCAGGGCATCGCCATTGCGCCAGACACGCGTCTCGGTTGCCACGAGCGGCTCACCCGTCGGCGAGGTCAGGGAGAGCAGCGGCTGCGTCCTGCCCAATCGGTACAGGGCCATGAGCAACTGCCGGACACCGGGGGTCTGCTGGTCCTCAGACCTGGGTGGCAGAAGCTGGAAGTTGAGCAGGATCGCCTGGCCCTTGCCGAAGTGGTTGAGGAGGCAGACGGGGGCATCGCCGGAGGTCGTGAGCGCCTTCGCGGCGTCGCCTCGGACGTCAGGATCGATCTTCGTCTGGAGCTTCACGTCGAGCTTCTCGGCTCCGAGCAGGCCCTTGAGCTCAAGGTCCGCCTGCTGTGCCTTCCCGCGGCCGACGCGGGTGATGCCGAACACGTCGTCCAGCAGCCCCTGGTCAACGGCCTTGAGGTGCCCGTCGAAGATGCCCGGGCGGACGTCGGCAATGACCGTGCCGCCGCTGCGCACGAAGTCCCGGATTGCCTGGGCCTCCTCCGGCTTCATGGCCTGGACCATCGGCAGGCACAGGACCTTGTACTCGCCGGTACTGAGAGCGCCCTTCGCCATCATCCCACTCGTGACGAAGCGGGCGTCCTGACCGATTTCATAGGTTAGTTGCAGCCATGTCTCGTGTGCCTGGGCGGGCTGCAGGTAGGTGCCGCTCTCCTCGATTCCGCCGGAGAGCGCCGAGGGCAAGGAGTAGAAGATGCCGATGCCGCTGTGGGACCACTGCGAGTGGAGCAGCAGATCGCCGAGGCCCTCGCGGACGGGCTTCATCTCGTTGAGGAAGTCGGCGGTGCAGTCGAAGTAGTCCATCGTCGGCGAGAGCACACCGCGCCAGGAGCCGATACCGTCCCACATCCAGTACCAGGAGCTGTCGAGACCCTTCATGACCATGCGCCAGGCGGCGTCGGCGAGGGCGTCGCCGGTCTTCGAGTAGCCCATCCAGTTCGACCGGATTTGCTCGCGCGAGGCCACCGACCGCACGAGGTCGTCGCCGATGCTCGGATAGGGACCGTAGAAGCCGTTGTAGCCGAGGATCTGATCGTAGTCGTCGCCGAAGCCGCCGGTACCCTCGAAGCCGGTGATGGCCTCGGGATCCATGGCCTTGTAGCGGTCGCCGAAGCGGCCGGAGAACTGCGCCAGGTTGTGCCGCGCGAAGGCCTCCCGATCGAACCAACGTGGTGGGCAGGTCCGCCTGGCCTGCACCTCCATGTTGTCCTTGTCGGAGAGCAGGTTGACCTCGTCGAAGGAGGTGTACTTCTCGCCCCAGGAGGCATTGAGCTTGTCGATGGTGCCATACTGCTCCTGCAGCCACTTACGGTAGGCGGCCAGGCAGTCGGGATGTACACAGCAGCCCTTCGTCACACCCTCATCGCCGAGCGAGTAGACGAACACGCCCTGCTTGCGCAGGTTGATCTGGTTGTCCACGATCTTTTGCACATACTCGCTCACGTTCGGCTCGTGGTTCCAGCACACCGGCTTCATGCTGCCGTCTTCGTTCTTGTCGTCGAGGATGCGAGTGCTGTAGGGGACCATCGAGGTGTCGCAGGCTCGCAGGACCGAAGGCTGCTGCGACAGGCTGAAGCTGGACATCAGGCAGGTGTTGTACCCGACCTCCTGCAGGTGCTTCCAGGCGTAGTAGCCCAGCACGTCGTTCGGCCCGTCCCACAGGACGAAGTTGAACTGCCCGTGGCGGCGCTTGGGCACCGTGAACTCGGCCACACGGGTCTCGACTTCGCCCGCGCCGTCGATCACAACCGCCTCAGCCCGCATCAGGATCGTGTCGGCGTCGGTGGCGGTGTAGCTGAAGGGGTAGTCGTTCTGGTTTGCG includes:
- a CDS encoding carbohydrate-binding family 9-like protein; this encodes MKTRRIVLVLLALTAGQALAAPTYPCYHPTVTPVIDGEVAGDPAWQSLPAVTGFSVLGDGYSYTKQTLARLCWTVEGLYIGVLCEEPDAKLLKPKVLDGGDTWAEDGIEIFLQPAGRPEVYQFAVTAGGARGGFEGNPDTTKMRAAAKIGEDTYSLEALIPFDVVRGRAAEGVKWTGNLCRNIFTTRSGGDKFTSWAPLKARFLEPENFAAIVFHDSSLSTAEVEKVTEQLNSPYRRTLLKQVSQAAKAFSEYRQGLELAAQDAEYAGRAAALLSDWRRLEEMSRQANRASILDMRAALVKLEALNRDSYEVKYDYLIHKLLEEN
- a CDS encoding beta-galactosidase, producing MRTLPAVVFLLVLLVAWPILVSAATTAEEVESDLALQTKFVTPHLDWGQPFSGGKLRGLFFVYGGGYGPDWTECGTRYREVLELCQRFDIEPEGALIDSAGGKWAFHGGKMGEDRAERLLAKTHEVILIAGLELGKLPAKMQYLLLKQVAEGAGLICIGPGNEYLVAKRQIKPTPDYLTQALPVLPGEKPDSVMKPQDYITAYKLGKGRCVWFNYSAHALSPSRRFTWRNLAEYDYRMLPLGRAVQWAAGKESPVTLKTILSADPVRLGREDKALPGDIVISSTKTMPVTVEVSLRRADDGLDRDLGKLSEKIEANGTAIVPVLLPRLRAGDYYLNVFVKSAQGVETSGAQLLTIQSPFGIGGVTTQTDFIERGDTIRGVVSTRGVLPTGARLLLRFRDSYDRVLSQQELKPVANQNDYPFSYTATDADTILMRAEAVVIDGAGEVETRVAEFTVPKRRHGQFNFVLWDGPNDVLGYYAWKHLQEVGYNTCLMSSFSLSQQPSVLRACDTSMVPYSTRILDDKNEDGSMKPVCWNHEPNVSEYVQKIVDNQINLRKQGVFVYSLGDEGVTKGCCVHPDCLAAYRKWLQEQYGTIDKLNASWGEKYTSFDEVNLLSDKDNMEVQARRTCPPRWFDREAFARHNLAQFSGRFGDRYKAMDPEAITGFEGTGGFGDDYDQILGYNGFYGPYPSIGDDLVRSVASREQIRSNWMGYSKTGDALADAAWRMVMKGLDSSWYWMWDGIGSWRGVLSPTMDYFDCTADFLNEMKPVREGLGDLLLHSQWSHSGIGIFYSLPSALSGGIEESGTYLQPAQAHETWLQLTYEIGQDARFVTSGMMAKGALSTGEYKVLCLPMVQAMKPEEAQAIRDFVRSGGTVIADVRPGIFDGHLKAVDQGLLDDVFGITRVGRGKAQQADLELKGLLGAEKLDVKLQTKIDPDVRGDAAKALTTSGDAPVCLLNHFGKGQAILLNFQLLPPRSEDQQTPGVRQLLMALYRLGRTQPLLSLTSPTGEPLVATETRVWRNGDALVFGLWRQMRNAWFSPKAGTTAGEPVAAQVTLRKPYHVYDLRSGQYLGVTKSFETKLRWGRAAFYLASPYRLSGLQVAVDSVTPQRGQTVTATITLPVPSGAEEKQAVYVEVLTPTKDQPLWGRYVRVLEGGKAQVKIPVAYNDAPGEWRVRATETFSRLSSEASWRVQ